The Fodinibius salinus genome includes a window with the following:
- a CDS encoding PAS domain S-box protein, giving the protein MTNNESSISLSPIRITLLYLIVAGLWIITTDRLVHFFISDPQYLSSIQTYKGWFYVAATSLGLFYLLKKYKSQLRTNNIKLENLLNELQSKKELKDVLFERIPVFITIYDPELQSFEVNNEFQKVIGWSNEEIKEQDIDLLEVCYPDLETREEVVEFINNPGIGWKEFTTVTKSGDEIPISWTNIQLTDDTSVGIGVDMTEIKSQRTEIRESRKLLKKIFESLKSSLIVVDPETRTIEDCNKATEEIFGYQSSELIGSSTQLLHVNEESYKKFNEIGEQALAENGAFQTEFEMRKKDGSVFYSDHTVTLIRDENGEIDKAISVVRDITEQRKYEKKLEKRQKRLLRSQEIGKIGDWEFDLEADEIHWSEMLYNIYERDPKLGPPRFEQLQTNYYGDDSEKHNRSVQKAIEDGESYHIDLKLHTEKDNEKYIRAIGIPISDKSGETEKLLGVVQDITDRKTTEIELERRNKFIEITLENLPIGVAVNTIDSGKVTFINDKFSEIYGWPKEILTDVDSFFEHVYPDEENRSQVKEEVLTDMQSGDPSRMHWENIPITTQDGQQRVVNNRAIPLYDQNLTISTVIDVSEQHQLKEELQKEKQRFKLVAHTTSDIIWDLDFTTEELWWSEGFEEIVGYEPQSPKENYQQWIEYIHPDDKQEITESSEKILNSGAQKWEEEYRIIKADGSIAHMIDRAIIIRDDDGEAIRMVGTMNDITDKKEAQKKLRESEEKYRHIFKDNPEPMWIYNPDTLEFIEVNQAAVEHYGYTEEEFLGMTLADIRPPKDIEAMKQAVQQYQGQNSYSEEWVHLKKDGSKINVELSISNVKYKGNNFRLVLVNDVTEQKRVQEKMIQSVIEGENRERKRIAHELHDGLGQYLVAANMNFESVKNNLGQLEHKRQNQFKMGMSLLKNALSETRSISYNLMPKAIADFGLATALKNMVQDFRKSTDIEFQFDYNCDELRLKDQAEINIYRIFQEITSNSVRHAECTKITMKLQLKEDSLNIVISDNGIGAELNDQQKGSGLGLRGIKMRVSNLGGSLSIDTKPGKGMKTVIKIPNIQRLATNGEEI; this is encoded by the coding sequence TTGACTAACAACGAGTCCAGTATATCGCTTTCTCCGATCAGAATAACGCTTCTCTACCTGATCGTTGCAGGACTGTGGATTATAACCACCGATAGACTTGTTCACTTTTTTATTTCAGATCCGCAATATCTTTCTTCCATCCAAACCTACAAAGGCTGGTTTTATGTAGCCGCCACCTCTCTTGGGTTATTTTATTTACTCAAAAAGTATAAATCTCAGCTTCGTACCAATAATATAAAATTAGAGAACCTGCTTAATGAGCTGCAATCAAAAAAAGAGCTAAAAGATGTCCTTTTTGAGCGCATTCCCGTTTTCATCACGATCTATGACCCTGAGCTACAGTCATTCGAAGTCAACAATGAGTTTCAAAAGGTCATTGGATGGTCAAATGAAGAAATTAAGGAACAAGATATCGATTTACTTGAAGTCTGCTATCCTGACCTTGAAACTCGTGAAGAAGTCGTGGAATTTATAAATAATCCCGGCATAGGCTGGAAAGAATTTACTACGGTCACTAAGTCAGGAGATGAAATTCCCATCTCATGGACAAATATACAACTCACGGACGACACCTCAGTGGGAATTGGAGTTGATATGACTGAAATTAAATCCCAGAGGACCGAAATTCGTGAATCACGTAAACTGCTAAAAAAGATTTTCGAAAGCCTCAAATCAAGCCTCATTGTCGTTGACCCGGAAACAAGAACAATTGAGGACTGTAACAAGGCCACAGAAGAAATTTTCGGCTACCAGTCTTCTGAACTCATAGGCAGTTCTACTCAACTACTGCATGTCAATGAAGAAAGTTATAAAAAGTTTAATGAAATCGGTGAGCAGGCACTAGCCGAAAATGGTGCTTTCCAAACAGAGTTCGAGATGCGCAAGAAAGATGGTTCCGTTTTTTATTCCGACCATACGGTTACCCTAATTCGGGATGAGAACGGAGAGATCGACAAAGCGATCAGTGTAGTTCGTGATATTACTGAACAAAGGAAGTACGAAAAGAAACTGGAAAAACGTCAAAAACGGCTGTTACGATCGCAAGAAATCGGAAAAATTGGAGACTGGGAGTTTGACCTCGAAGCTGACGAAATTCACTGGTCAGAAATGCTTTATAACATATATGAACGTGACCCCAAGTTAGGTCCGCCGAGGTTTGAGCAGCTACAAACCAATTATTATGGTGATGATAGCGAAAAGCACAACCGCTCTGTCCAGAAAGCCATAGAAGATGGGGAATCATATCATATCGATCTGAAGCTGCATACAGAAAAGGACAATGAAAAATACATCAGAGCTATTGGAATCCCCATTAGTGATAAGTCGGGAGAAACAGAAAAATTACTAGGAGTTGTACAGGATATTACTGACCGCAAAACAACTGAAATTGAACTCGAGAGGCGCAATAAGTTTATTGAAATTACGCTCGAAAACCTACCTATCGGCGTTGCCGTCAACACTATTGATAGTGGTAAGGTAACCTTTATAAATGATAAGTTTTCGGAAATTTACGGGTGGCCTAAAGAAATATTAACAGATGTAGATAGCTTCTTTGAACATGTCTATCCAGATGAAGAAAATCGATCCCAAGTAAAAGAAGAAGTCTTGACCGATATGCAAAGCGGCGACCCCAGTCGTATGCATTGGGAAAATATTCCTATTACCACGCAAGACGGTCAACAACGAGTGGTAAACAATCGCGCTATACCGTTATACGACCAAAACTTGACAATCTCTACCGTTATAGATGTTTCTGAACAGCACCAGCTGAAAGAGGAGCTTCAAAAAGAAAAGCAGCGATTTAAACTTGTGGCCCATACCACGAGCGATATTATCTGGGATCTTGACTTCACAACCGAGGAGTTATGGTGGAGCGAAGGCTTTGAAGAAATAGTGGGATACGAGCCTCAGAGTCCCAAAGAAAATTATCAACAATGGATTGAATACATACATCCCGATGATAAACAGGAAATTACAGAAAGCTCGGAGAAGATTCTCAACTCTGGGGCCCAGAAATGGGAAGAAGAATATCGCATTATTAAAGCAGACGGCTCGATTGCACACATGATTGATCGTGCCATTATTATTCGAGATGATGACGGCGAAGCAATCCGCATGGTGGGTACCATGAATGACATTACAGACAAAAAAGAAGCCCAGAAAAAGCTGCGCGAATCCGAAGAAAAATATCGGCACATTTTTAAAGATAATCCCGAGCCGATGTGGATTTATAATCCTGATACACTGGAATTTATAGAAGTAAACCAGGCCGCTGTTGAACACTATGGATATACGGAAGAGGAATTTTTAGGCATGACACTGGCCGATATTCGTCCCCCAAAAGATATTGAAGCCATGAAACAAGCTGTACAGCAATATCAGGGACAAAACTCATACTCTGAAGAATGGGTCCATCTTAAAAAGGACGGTAGCAAAATCAATGTAGAGTTGTCGATCTCGAATGTTAAATACAAGGGAAACAACTTTCGGCTGGTACTTGTAAACGACGTAACAGAACAAAAACGTGTACAAGAGAAAATGATTCAATCAGTTATTGAAGGAGAAAACCGAGAACGCAAACGGATTGCTCATGAACTGCATGACGGGCTGGGGCAATACCTGGTAGCTGCCAACATGAATTTTGAATCCGTCAAAAACAACCTTGGCCAGCTGGAACACAAGCGGCAAAACCAATTTAAGATGGGCATGTCACTACTAAAAAATGCACTTTCTGAAACCCGAAGTATCTCTTACAATTTAATGCCCAAAGCCATTGCTGATTTTGGTCTTGCAACTGCTCTAAAAAATATGGTGCAGGATTTTAGAAAGAGTACAGATATTGAGTTTCAATTTGATTATAACTGTGATGAGCTGCGATTAAAAGACCAGGCCGAAATCAACATCTATCGTATCTTCCAGGAAATCACCTCAAACTCCGTTCGACATGCCGAATGCACCAAAATTACTATGAAATTGCAACTAAAAGAAGATTCACTTAATATTGTAATCAGTGACAATGGAATTGGTGCAGAGCTCAACGACCAACAAAAGGGATCTGGATTAGGGCTACGGGGAATTAAGATGCGCGTAAGTAACTTAGGAGGATCACTCAGCATAGACACAAAACCCGGTAAAGGGATGAAAACTGTTATCAAGATCCCAAACATTCAGCGTTTGGCAACTAATGGAGAAGAGATATGA
- a CDS encoding response regulator, translating into MTEIQILLTDDHDIVRDGIRALLEDEIGFAIAAEASNGAEAVETCNNTDIDLAIMDISMPKMDGIEATRQIKNEHPDIKVLALTMMGEDQHIRQMIEAGASGYILKSSDQIELIDAITSILNGQHYFSNDASQSVMMDLVESEPSEDADPTNITDREREVLELIVDEHTNQQIAEELYISVRTVDSHRRNLLQKTGAKNTAGLVTYAIKNNLVDIT; encoded by the coding sequence ATGACGGAAATTCAAATATTATTGACTGACGATCATGACATTGTTCGTGACGGCATCCGGGCACTGCTCGAAGATGAAATAGGTTTTGCTATTGCGGCAGAAGCGTCGAATGGAGCTGAAGCCGTTGAAACCTGCAATAACACTGATATTGATCTTGCAATAATGGATATCAGCATGCCCAAGATGGACGGCATTGAAGCCACCAGGCAAATCAAGAACGAACATCCCGATATAAAAGTACTGGCACTCACCATGATGGGCGAAGACCAACACATTAGACAAATGATTGAGGCCGGTGCATCAGGATATATCCTTAAAAGTTCGGATCAAATTGAGCTAATTGATGCCATAACCAGCATCCTTAACGGGCAACACTATTTTAGCAATGATGCTTCGCAAAGTGTTATGATGGATCTGGTTGAAAGTGAACCTTCCGAAGATGCTGATCCCACCAATATTACGGACAGAGAGCGCGAAGTACTGGAACTTATTGTGGATGAGCATACCAACCAGCAAATTGCTGAAGAGCTGTATATAAGCGTACGTACCGTAGATTCTCATCGGCGAAATCTACTGCAAAAAACAGGTGCAAAAAACACAGCCGGTCTTGTTACTTATGCTATCAAAAATAATCTGGTTGATATTACATAG
- a CDS encoding response regulator transcription factor: MDILLLGKYTFITQTIAQMLNSAEEWNLKRRYSTDDLDTINDPSFDCDIVLLHISDYRTSSELLIKKVTSQLDSVPLLVLGQYDDDLLIEPLIEAGASGYLQNGSSESKLQKAVKAVVSNEQYISTEFT; this comes from the coding sequence ATGGATATATTATTATTAGGAAAATATACGTTTATCACCCAAACGATTGCGCAGATGTTAAACTCTGCTGAGGAGTGGAATTTAAAACGTCGATACTCAACGGATGACTTGGACACAATAAACGATCCTAGTTTCGACTGTGATATTGTCCTGTTGCATATCTCTGACTATCGCACTTCCTCCGAACTACTGATAAAAAAAGTTACTTCCCAGCTTGACTCCGTGCCCCTACTTGTTTTGGGGCAATATGACGACGACCTGCTTATCGAGCCGTTAATCGAAGCAGGCGCCTCCGGGTATTTACAAAACGGCAGCTCCGAGAGTAAACTACAAAAGGCGGTTAAAGCTGTAGTATCGAATGAACAATATATTAGTACGGAATTCACCTAA
- a CDS encoding PAS domain-containing sensor histidine kinase, producing MNTTNPVNLDLSSNLADNLSAHIAIINDEGIIIDTNAAWSAFDQNCQIARPETDSNYFKMLQQAVEMGNDYALKLILGIKKVFRGEQEAFSLTYPVLKTEESLWFKVTIQSCNEKEQVIIIQEDVSSSIDDQKGKDRYQMQFEQSMDGILITDAQGQVVDANPAASRILGWSVEELKNCTRSDIMDVQDPKYRQALEDRKKSGTYQLDMNLNCESGNQIPAEVSSRFFRNKSGNLRAVVSFRDISLRKQAERNLGKTKQFTESALNSIPGIFFVLNRDEQLVRWNSNMIDSLGYKEEELADITELDFIVDDQREKMHSKIKECLENGKTSVEIKVHTKDGTIKDFAIQANRFKEDDKLYLVCTGIDITKAKQVEHENRKNELMLQQLFDNSPVGIAIVDNENKIQRVNDNFEEIFGYSKEEAEKQDINKLLAPEDKIEEAEALSMATRSGESLKAETIRTDKNDEEVPVLIGSVPVELKDEIIAIYGLYVDISQQHHYQQEIKKSLNEKETILAELHHRVKNNLALIAGMIDLQLFESEDGHHQKELTDIKKRIQTIASIHEVLYENGNLSNIPFNIFLDHIMKTDAIQEHIDSNDTVINIDSPEISLDINQSIPCGLFLNEILSLIFEFTDSSSKNVLDIRLREYDKQIHLAVETDHPMNTEAIKNHQSLHRILVDTLVDQLNGTLLWPNSEQDDNQKFEFIFTKKKYQGPAQEIIGKN from the coding sequence ATGAACACTACCAATCCCGTTAATCTTGACCTGTCTTCTAATCTCGCTGATAACCTGTCTGCGCATATAGCAATTATTAATGATGAAGGTATTATCATTGATACCAATGCTGCATGGTCTGCTTTTGACCAAAACTGTCAAATAGCACGTCCAGAAACTGATAGTAACTATTTTAAAATGTTACAGCAGGCTGTTGAAATGGGCAATGACTATGCTTTGAAGCTCATATTAGGCATTAAAAAAGTATTTCGCGGTGAACAAGAAGCATTTAGCCTTACCTATCCGGTGCTTAAAACCGAGGAGTCGTTGTGGTTTAAGGTTACAATACAGTCCTGCAACGAAAAAGAGCAAGTAATCATCATCCAAGAAGATGTTAGCTCGAGCATTGATGACCAGAAAGGTAAAGATCGCTATCAAATGCAGTTTGAGCAAAGTATGGACGGCATCCTCATTACCGATGCCCAAGGACAGGTCGTGGATGCTAATCCTGCGGCAAGCCGAATCTTGGGCTGGAGTGTTGAAGAACTCAAAAATTGCACGCGCAGTGATATTATGGATGTCCAAGACCCAAAATATCGGCAGGCGTTAGAAGATCGCAAGAAAAGCGGCACCTACCAGCTTGATATGAATTTAAACTGTGAATCAGGAAACCAAATTCCTGCTGAAGTTTCTTCGCGTTTCTTTCGTAACAAAAGTGGTAATTTACGTGCCGTTGTAAGCTTCCGGGATATTAGTCTTCGCAAGCAGGCAGAACGCAACTTGGGTAAAACCAAGCAGTTTACCGAATCAGCCTTAAATAGCATTCCGGGCATCTTTTTTGTACTTAACCGCGATGAACAACTAGTTCGGTGGAATAGCAATATGATTGATAGCCTAGGTTATAAAGAAGAGGAGCTTGCTGATATTACAGAACTGGATTTTATCGTAGATGATCAACGTGAAAAGATGCACTCAAAGATTAAGGAGTGTCTCGAAAACGGTAAAACCTCAGTTGAAATAAAAGTGCACACCAAAGACGGCACTATTAAAGACTTTGCCATACAGGCTAACCGATTTAAGGAAGATGACAAATTATACCTCGTTTGCACAGGCATCGATATTACCAAAGCAAAGCAAGTTGAACATGAAAACCGCAAAAATGAACTCATGCTGCAACAGCTTTTTGATAATTCACCTGTTGGCATTGCCATTGTTGACAATGAAAATAAGATTCAACGTGTAAACGATAATTTTGAAGAGATCTTCGGCTATTCCAAAGAAGAAGCAGAAAAACAGGATATTAACAAACTACTTGCTCCTGAAGATAAAATTGAAGAGGCAGAGGCACTTTCTATGGCTACCCGATCTGGAGAAAGCCTTAAGGCCGAGACGATACGAACCGACAAAAACGATGAAGAAGTACCGGTATTAATCGGTAGTGTACCTGTGGAGCTTAAAGACGAAATTATTGCTATATATGGCCTCTATGTAGACATTTCGCAGCAACACCATTACCAGCAAGAGATCAAAAAATCACTGAACGAAAAAGAAACAATTCTCGCTGAGCTGCATCACCGGGTGAAAAATAACCTGGCACTAATAGCAGGCATGATTGACCTTCAGCTTTTCGAATCTGAAGACGGTCACCACCAGAAAGAGCTTACCGACATCAAAAAGCGTATTCAAACTATTGCGTCTATCCACGAAGTGCTTTACGAAAACGGTAATCTCAGTAATATTCCGTTTAATATTTTCCTTGATCACATTATGAAAACGGATGCTATACAGGAACATATTGATAGTAATGACACGGTAATTAATATCGACTCTCCGGAAATTTCGTTAGATATTAATCAATCTATCCCCTGCGGATTGTTTTTGAACGAGATACTTTCCCTTATTTTTGAATTTACGGACTCCTCATCCAAAAATGTATTAGATATCAGACTCAGAGAGTATGACAAACAAATTCACCTGGCTGTCGAAACGGATCATCCGATGAATACGGAAGCAATTAAAAACCATCAGTCACTGCATAGAATTCTCGTTGACACACTGGTCGATCAACTGAATGGTACGCTATTGTGGCCAAATTCTGAGCAAGATGATAATCAAAAATTTGAGTTCATTTTCACCAAGAAAAAATACCAGGGACCGGCACAAGAAATTATTGGCAAAAACTAA